The proteins below come from a single Sphaerochaeta sp. genomic window:
- a CDS encoding OadG family protein — protein sequence MTFLTAAEHTLLVTTLQDGLILLLLGMGTVFVFLTLLVFLTKGMSSIVRKVTPKEQPAATSPVVESVAPSAGNDAEIAAAIAAAFVQSKKK from the coding sequence ATGACTTTTCTCACCGCTGCCGAACACACGCTGCTTGTTACCACCCTGCAGGATGGTCTGATCCTTCTGCTTTTGGGCATGGGAACAGTGTTTGTGTTTCTTACGCTTCTCGTCTTTCTGACCAAAGGGATGTCCTCGATCGTCAGAAAAGTCACCCCGAAAGAACAGCCAGCCGCAACCAGCCCCGTCGTGGAAAGCGTTGCGCCGTCTGCAGGCAATGATGCTGAGATTGCAGCCGCCATCGCCGCAGCGTTTGTCCAATCAAAGAAGAAGTGA